A region of Pseudomonas marginalis DNA encodes the following proteins:
- a CDS encoding ABC transporter permease, producing MNSNTLWLIGRRFGAGALTLLIVSMVVFAITAVLPGDAAQQSLGQFATPEQVAALRLKLGLDQPGVLRYLHWLMSLLTGDMGVSVSNAMPVGELMAGRVPNTLMLAGATALVSVPVALVLGIGSAMGRGGRIDSCLSFITLAMVAVPEFLVATLAVLIFAVNLGWLSALSYASDISSPLQFLRTYALPVMTLCCVIVAQMARMTRAAVIDQLDSPYVEMARLKGVSPIRIVLRHALPNAIGPIANAIALSLSYLLGGVVIVETIFNYPGIASLMVDAVTNRDMALVQACTMLFCAAYLGLVLLADLCAILSNPRLRNQ from the coding sequence ATGAATAGCAATACACTGTGGTTGATCGGCCGGCGCTTCGGCGCCGGGGCCTTGACCTTGTTGATCGTGTCCATGGTCGTGTTCGCGATCACGGCGGTACTGCCGGGGGACGCGGCGCAACAATCCCTGGGCCAGTTCGCGACCCCTGAACAGGTGGCGGCCCTGCGCCTGAAACTGGGGTTGGACCAGCCCGGTGTGTTGCGGTACCTGCACTGGTTGATGAGCCTGCTCACTGGCGACATGGGCGTATCGGTCTCCAACGCCATGCCGGTCGGTGAGCTGATGGCGGGGCGGGTGCCCAACACCCTGATGCTGGCGGGCGCCACGGCGCTGGTCTCGGTGCCGGTGGCACTGGTGCTCGGCATCGGCTCGGCGATGGGCCGGGGCGGGCGCATCGACAGTTGCCTGAGCTTCATCACCCTGGCGATGGTCGCGGTGCCGGAATTCCTGGTGGCGACCCTGGCGGTGCTGATTTTTGCGGTCAACCTCGGTTGGTTGTCGGCCCTCTCCTATGCCAGCGACATCAGCTCACCGCTGCAATTTCTGCGCACCTATGCCTTGCCGGTGATGACGCTGTGCTGCGTGATCGTCGCGCAAATGGCGCGCATGACCCGCGCCGCCGTGATCGACCAGCTCGACAGCCCCTATGTGGAAATGGCCCGCCTCAAAGGCGTCAGCCCGATCCGCATCGTGCTGCGCCATGCCTTGCCCAATGCGATCGGGCCGATTGCCAACGCCATTGCCCTGAGCCTGTCGTACCTGTTGGGCGGGGTGGTGATTGTCGAAACCATTTTCAACTACCCCGGCATTGCCAGCTTGATGGTCGATGCCGTGACCAACCGCGACATGGCGCTGGTGCAGGCGTGCACCATGTTGTTCTGCGCGGCCTACCTGGGCCTGGTGCTGCTCGCCGACCTGTGCGCGATCCTGTCCAATCCGAGGCTGAGAAACCAATGA
- a CDS encoding (2Fe-2S)-binding protein, whose product MNGRFVRLAEQGRPTVSLTVDGAAVQALQGDTLMVALLTQGNALRQSEFDSGRRAGFCLMGACQDCWVWTRSGERLRACSNEVRDGLDIVTTQPEATWPLHG is encoded by the coding sequence ATGAACGGGCGTTTTGTGAGGCTGGCCGAACAGGGCCGGCCGACGGTCAGCCTGACCGTGGATGGCGCCGCCGTCCAAGCCCTGCAGGGCGACACCTTGATGGTCGCGCTGCTGACCCAGGGCAACGCGCTGCGCCAGTCGGAATTCGACAGCGGCCGCCGCGCCGGTTTCTGCTTGATGGGCGCGTGCCAGGATTGCTGGGTGTGGACCCGCAGCGGCGAACGCCTGCGCGCCTGTTCCAATGAAGTCCGTGACGGGCTGGACATCGTTACCACACAACCGGAGGCGACATGGCCACTGCACGGGTAG
- a CDS encoding ABC transporter ATP-binding protein, with product MTELIRVEDLRVVACGERGEVEIVKGVSFALKQGEVLALIGESGSGKTTIALALLGYARRGCRLSGGVVQVGEHDMLALGEHQLQGLRGNRVSYIAQSAAAAFNPAKRLIDQVIEGALIHGLGTRAELHAKAIGLFRDLALPGPERIGQRYPHQVSGGQLQRVMAAMALISDPLLVVLDEPTTALDVTTQIDVLRAFKRVVRERGATAVYVSHDLAVVAQMADQIVVLNGGQILEQSATAPLLNAPTHAYTRSLLAAARPDTTIRPPCGVAGEVPLLTITGLTAGYGNKNLHGMPSIRVLEDIDLTVRRGQAIGVIGESGSGKSTLARVVAGLLTPALGGLAFDGQPLGGSLAERTPEQFRRIQMVFQNADTALNPMHSVAAIIGRPLKMYFGLKGAALQARIGELLDLVRLPRDLAERRPNELSGGQKQRVNLARALAAKPDLILCDEVTSALDTVVGAAILELLRDLRQQLGVSYLFISHDISTVRALCDDIVVMYSGRKVQAGSRQAFAEPPFHPYTDLLIHSVPELRQGWLETCGTAGDTLPALGERVNGPELCTFLNRCPVRVDGLCNRTAPPRRRLDDGGEILCHHDSAHLLDTQQGVNTLTVGAYA from the coding sequence ATGACTGAATTGATTCGCGTCGAAGACCTGCGCGTGGTCGCCTGCGGCGAGCGCGGCGAGGTGGAAATCGTCAAGGGCGTGAGCTTTGCCCTGAAACAAGGTGAAGTGCTGGCATTGATCGGCGAGTCCGGCTCGGGCAAGACCACCATCGCCCTGGCCTTGCTGGGGTATGCACGGCGCGGGTGTCGCTTGTCCGGCGGCGTGGTGCAGGTCGGCGAGCATGACATGCTCGCCCTGGGCGAACACCAATTGCAGGGCCTGCGCGGCAACCGTGTGTCCTATATCGCGCAAAGCGCCGCCGCCGCATTCAACCCGGCGAAAAGACTCATCGACCAGGTCATCGAAGGCGCACTGATCCACGGCCTGGGCACGCGCGCCGAGCTGCACGCCAAGGCTATCGGCCTGTTCCGCGACCTGGCGCTGCCGGGCCCGGAACGCATCGGCCAACGCTACCCGCACCAGGTCTCCGGCGGGCAGCTGCAACGGGTGATGGCGGCGATGGCGCTGATCAGCGACCCGCTGCTGGTGGTGCTCGACGAGCCGACCACCGCCCTGGACGTGACCACCCAGATCGACGTGCTACGCGCCTTCAAACGCGTGGTGCGCGAGCGCGGGGCCACGGCGGTGTACGTGTCCCACGACCTCGCAGTGGTGGCGCAAATGGCCGACCAGATCGTGGTGCTCAACGGCGGGCAGATCCTCGAACAGAGCGCCACGGCGCCGCTGCTCAATGCCCCGACCCACGCCTACACCCGCAGCCTGCTGGCCGCCGCACGGCCCGACACCACTATTCGCCCGCCCTGCGGCGTCGCCGGGGAGGTTCCGCTGCTGACCATCACCGGCCTCACCGCTGGCTACGGCAACAAGAACCTGCACGGCATGCCGTCGATTCGGGTATTGGAAGACATCGACCTCACCGTGCGCCGTGGCCAGGCCATCGGCGTGATCGGCGAGTCGGGCTCGGGCAAGTCCACACTGGCCCGGGTGGTGGCGGGGCTGCTGACCCCGGCCCTCGGCGGCCTGGCCTTCGACGGGCAGCCCTTGGGCGGCAGCCTCGCCGAGCGCACCCCGGAACAGTTCCGGCGGATCCAGATGGTGTTCCAGAACGCCGACACCGCGCTCAACCCCATGCACAGCGTGGCGGCCATCATCGGTCGGCCGTTGAAAATGTATTTCGGCCTCAAGGGCGCGGCGCTGCAAGCCCGCATCGGCGAACTGCTCGACCTGGTCCGCCTGCCCCGTGACCTCGCCGAACGGCGCCCGAATGAGCTGTCCGGCGGGCAAAAGCAGCGGGTCAACCTGGCCCGCGCGCTGGCGGCCAAGCCCGACCTGATCCTCTGCGACGAAGTGACCTCGGCCCTCGACACCGTGGTGGGGGCGGCGATCCTCGAACTGCTGCGCGACCTGCGCCAGCAACTGGGGGTGTCGTACCTGTTTATCAGCCACGACATTTCTACCGTGCGCGCGCTGTGCGATGACATTGTGGTGATGTATAGCGGCCGTAAGGTCCAGGCCGGCAGTCGCCAGGCGTTTGCCGAGCCGCCGTTCCATCCCTACACCGACCTGTTGATTCACTCGGTGCCCGAGTTGCGCCAGGGCTGGCTGGAAACCTGCGGTACTGCAGGCGACACGCTGCCAGCGCTCGGCGAGCGGGTCAATGGGCCGGAACTGTGCACCTTCCTCAATCGCTGCCCGGTGCGCGTCGACGGCCTGTGCAACCGCACCGCGCCGCCGCGCCGCCGCCTTGACGACGGTGGTGAAATCCTTTGCCACCACGACAGCGCCCATTTGCTGGATACCCAGCAGGGCGTCAACACCCTCACTGTGGGAGCCTATGCATGA
- a CDS encoding ABC transporter substrate-binding protein has translation MTDNKNTPELISGQDSLRVFERLNRGMSRRNALQMLGVAGVAAAGAGSLFGAAGKLFADEAAVAGKGKPGGKIRVAGMSSSTADTLDPAKGALSTDYVRHYMFYNGLTRFDKHLVPQLELAERIDNTDATVWTITLRKDVTFHNGKALTAADVVFSLNRHKDPLTGSKVMPLMEQFAEIKASGPNEVQIRLSAANAELPSILAVSHLLIVPEGTSDFSKGIGTGPFTVGEFKPGVRSIAVRNKNYWKPGLPYLDEIEFIAIADEPSRVNALLSGDVHMINEVNPRSTTRIKASAKHRVVDAPSGNYTDLIIRQDQLPGKSPEFTQAMKLLLDREQVKSAVFRGFAVVGNDHPIAPGSRYFNTDLPQTVYDPEKARFLLKKAGMESITMPVMASPAATGSVDIAVLLQQSAKQAGLKLDVNRLPSDGYWSNHWMKHPLSFGNINPRPNADVMFSQFFQSKAPWNESGWQNEQFDQLLMLARGETDDAKRAKMYGDMQVLVHDHCGIGVPVFISNIDGVDQRIKGYDSNPLGGFMGYMFAEQVWLDA, from the coding sequence ATGACTGACAACAAAAACACCCCCGAACTCATCTCCGGCCAGGACAGCCTGCGGGTGTTCGAACGTCTCAACCGTGGCATGTCGCGCCGCAACGCCCTGCAAATGCTGGGCGTGGCCGGTGTCGCCGCCGCCGGTGCCGGCAGCCTGTTCGGCGCCGCCGGCAAGCTGTTCGCCGACGAGGCCGCCGTGGCCGGCAAAGGCAAGCCAGGCGGCAAGATCCGCGTGGCCGGCATGTCCAGCTCCACCGCCGATACCCTCGACCCGGCCAAGGGCGCGCTGTCCACCGACTATGTGCGCCACTACATGTTCTACAACGGTTTGACCCGCTTCGATAAGCACCTGGTGCCGCAACTGGAACTGGCCGAGCGCATCGACAACACCGACGCCACCGTCTGGACCATCACCCTGCGCAAGGACGTGACCTTCCACAACGGCAAGGCCCTGACCGCCGCCGACGTGGTGTTCTCCCTGAACCGCCACAAAGACCCGCTGACCGGTTCCAAGGTCATGCCGCTGATGGAGCAGTTCGCCGAGATCAAGGCCAGCGGGCCGAACGAAGTGCAGATCCGCCTCAGCGCGGCCAACGCCGAGTTGCCGTCGATCCTCGCGGTGTCACACCTGTTGATCGTCCCCGAGGGCACCAGCGACTTCAGCAAAGGCATCGGCACAGGACCGTTCACCGTGGGCGAGTTCAAGCCCGGCGTGCGTTCGATTGCGGTGCGCAACAAGAACTACTGGAAACCGGGCCTGCCGTACCTCGACGAGATCGAGTTCATCGCGATTGCCGACGAGCCATCGCGGGTCAATGCACTGCTGTCGGGCGACGTGCACATGATCAACGAGGTCAACCCGCGCTCCACCACGCGCATCAAGGCCAGCGCCAAGCACCGCGTGGTCGACGCGCCGTCGGGCAACTACACTGACTTGATCATTCGCCAGGACCAACTGCCCGGCAAAAGCCCGGAATTCACCCAGGCCATGAAGCTGCTGCTCGACCGTGAACAGGTCAAGTCCGCCGTATTCCGTGGCTTTGCGGTGGTGGGCAACGACCACCCGATTGCGCCGGGTTCGCGCTACTTCAACACCGACTTGCCGCAGACGGTCTACGATCCGGAAAAAGCCAGGTTCCTGCTGAAGAAAGCCGGCATGGAAAGCATCACCATGCCCGTGATGGCCTCGCCTGCCGCCACCGGTTCGGTGGACATCGCCGTGCTGTTGCAGCAGTCGGCCAAGCAGGCCGGGCTCAAGCTCGACGTGAACCGCCTGCCGAGCGACGGCTACTGGTCCAACCACTGGATGAAGCACCCGCTGAGCTTCGGCAACATCAACCCGCGGCCGAATGCCGACGTGATGTTTTCGCAGTTCTTCCAGTCCAAGGCGCCGTGGAACGAGTCCGGCTGGCAGAACGAGCAGTTCGACCAGTTGCTGATGCTGGCCCGTGGCGAAACCGACGACGCCAAGCGCGCCAAGATGTATGGCGACATGCAGGTCCTGGTGCACGACCACTGCGGCATCGGCGTGCCGGTGTTCATCAGCAATATCGACGGCGTCGACCAGCGCATCAAAGGCTACGACAGCAACCCACTGGGCGGTTTCATGGGCTACATGTTTGCCGAGCAGGTGTGGTTGGACGCTTGA
- a CDS encoding NAD(P)/FAD-dependent oxidoreductase codes for MATARVVIVGAGPAGARCAETLLAAGIKPILIDENRRDGGQIYRRQPEGFTRDYATLYGSEAAKAQALHQSFDRLRDAIDYRPDTLVWNLTPGQLCCVSQGRHTTVDYDALILCTGATDRLMPIEGWQLAGTYSLGGAQIALKNQAVSIGHRVVFMGSGPLLYLVASQYVKAGAEVAAVLDTSALSLRLKALPKLLARPGVLFTGIKLLAQLYRAKVAVHLGVKPLQVMGDAANGVSGVRFTTGNGQTVTVQADAVALGYHLRPETQLGDLAGCRMAFDEASSQWWLATDDAGRTSVKGVYAAGDGAKIRGADAAEHAGRLVALALLEDLQQPVDTGLRDEQQQALAVMDQFRLGLAQAFPWPSEQAKALPDSAIVCRCEMISAGELRRTVKEKGACEVNRAKAFSRVGMGRCQGRYCSQAGAEVIAAAAGVPVQAVGRQRGQAPVKPLSMLITEEVSS; via the coding sequence ATGGCCACTGCACGGGTAGTTATTGTGGGCGCCGGACCGGCCGGGGCGCGCTGCGCCGAAACCCTGCTGGCGGCCGGGATCAAACCGATCCTGATCGATGAAAACCGCCGCGACGGTGGCCAGATCTATCGGCGTCAGCCAGAAGGCTTCACCCGCGACTACGCGACCCTGTACGGCAGCGAGGCCGCCAAGGCCCAGGCGCTGCACCAGAGTTTCGACCGCCTGCGCGACGCCATCGACTACCGCCCCGACACCCTGGTGTGGAACCTCACGCCGGGGCAACTGTGCTGCGTGAGCCAGGGCCGCCACACCACGGTGGATTACGATGCACTGATCCTCTGCACCGGCGCCACCGACCGCCTGATGCCCATCGAGGGCTGGCAACTGGCGGGCACCTACAGCCTGGGCGGGGCGCAGATCGCCTTGAAAAACCAGGCCGTGTCCATCGGTCATCGCGTGGTGTTCATGGGCAGCGGGCCGTTGCTGTACCTGGTCGCCAGCCAGTACGTGAAGGCCGGCGCCGAGGTGGCGGCGGTGCTCGACACCTCAGCCTTGAGCCTGCGTCTGAAAGCCTTGCCCAAACTGCTGGCGCGGCCTGGCGTGCTGTTCACCGGGATCAAGCTATTGGCGCAACTGTACCGCGCCAAGGTGGCGGTGCACCTGGGGGTCAAGCCGCTGCAAGTGATGGGCGACGCGGCCAATGGTGTAAGCGGTGTGCGCTTTACCACTGGTAACGGGCAGACCGTCACGGTGCAGGCCGATGCCGTTGCGCTGGGTTACCACCTGCGCCCGGAAACCCAGCTGGGTGACCTGGCCGGCTGTCGCATGGCGTTCGATGAGGCATCAAGCCAATGGTGGCTGGCCACGGATGACGCCGGGCGCACCTCGGTGAAGGGCGTGTACGCGGCCGGTGACGGTGCGAAAATTCGCGGCGCCGATGCCGCCGAGCATGCCGGGCGCCTGGTGGCGCTGGCGCTGCTGGAAGACCTGCAACAACCGGTGGACACCGGCCTGCGGGATGAGCAACAGCAGGCCCTGGCGGTGATGGATCAATTCCGCCTGGGCCTGGCCCAGGCGTTCCCGTGGCCGAGCGAACAGGCCAAGGCGTTGCCGGACAGCGCCATCGTGTGCCGCTGCGAGATGATCAGCGCTGGCGAGCTGCGGCGCACGGTGAAAGAGAAGGGCGCCTGCGAAGTCAATCGCGCCAAGGCGTTCAGCCGTGTGGGCATGGGTCGTTGCCAGGGGCGTTATTGCTCCCAGGCCGGGGCCGAAGTGATCGCCGCCGCTGCCGGCGTGCCGGTGCAGGCGGTCGGGCGCCAGCGCGGCCAGGCGCCGGTCAAACCGTTATCGATGCTGATCACCGAGGAGGTCTCGTCATGA
- a CDS encoding ABC transporter permease, with the protein MNNLIAKSKPVSSALALAKVSSGPSWLGLLGGVVCVAWLLVALLGPWLAPHPVGEVVSDNIFEGFSLAHPFGTDYLGRDMLSRVLVGARFTVGLALVAALLASTFGTGCALLSVVSPKWLDEIISRIMDAFISIPSKMLALIMVSAFGSSVTLLICTAVISYIPGSFRVARSMAVNIEALEYVQVARTRGERRLYVACVEILPNMLNPVLTDLGLRFGYIVLLLSGMSFLGLGVQPPDADLGSLVRENIGGLNQGALAIILPALAIGTLTIGVNLLIDYLSSRRSRRTGGH; encoded by the coding sequence ATGAACAACCTCATTGCGAAATCCAAGCCTGTCTCCTCCGCCCTGGCACTCGCCAAGGTGTCCAGCGGCCCGTCGTGGCTGGGGCTGCTGGGCGGCGTGGTGTGCGTCGCCTGGCTGCTGGTGGCGCTGCTCGGCCCGTGGCTGGCACCTCACCCGGTGGGGGAGGTGGTGTCCGATAACATCTTCGAAGGCTTCAGCCTCGCGCATCCATTCGGCACCGATTACCTGGGCCGCGACATGCTCAGCCGGGTGCTGGTGGGCGCGCGCTTTACTGTCGGGCTGGCGCTGGTGGCAGCGTTACTGGCCAGCACCTTCGGCACCGGGTGTGCGCTGTTGTCGGTGGTCTCGCCCAAGTGGCTGGACGAAATCATCAGCCGCATCATGGACGCCTTCATCTCGATCCCGAGCAAAATGCTTGCGTTGATCATGGTCTCGGCCTTTGGCTCATCGGTGACGTTGCTGATCTGTACGGCCGTGATCAGTTATATCCCCGGCTCCTTCCGCGTCGCCCGCAGCATGGCGGTCAACATTGAAGCCCTGGAGTACGTGCAGGTCGCGCGTACCCGTGGCGAGCGCCGGCTTTACGTGGCGTGCGTGGAGATCCTGCCGAACATGCTCAACCCGGTATTGACCGACCTGGGCCTGCGTTTCGGCTACATCGTGCTGTTGCTCAGCGGCATGAGTTTTCTTGGCCTGGGCGTGCAACCGCCGGACGCCGACCTCGGCTCGCTGGTGCGGGAAAACATCGGCGGCCTCAACCAGGGCGCGCTGGCCATCATCCTTCCGGCGCTGGCCATCGGCACGCTGACCATCGGCGTGAATCTGCTGATCGACTATCTGTCGTCGCGACGTAGTCGACGCACGGGAGGCCATTGA